A portion of the Agrobacterium tumefaciens genome contains these proteins:
- a CDS encoding aldo/keto reductase: protein MTTDQPIRWGIIGPGTIAKTFADGIAHSRTGKLEAIATRNPDKPGLADAFPGARIIHGYDTLLSDPHIDAVYIATPHTGHAEWAIKAIRAGKNVLVEKPIALSAYDADAIFHEAKKADVFAGEAYMYRLHPQTAKLVELIRNRAVGDIRIIRSSFGFNMGSFRADHRLFSNETAGGGILDVGGYPVSMVRLIAGAVDGKPFAEPEKIVGAAHLGQSGVDEWASAVLKFSNGIVAEVSCSIMAGQDNVLRIIGSEGRIEVKDFWFAAGHKGGTGRIDIFRGDNVETIELPEDRWLYSFEVDAAGEAIRQGKQEFGAPGMGWADSLGNLRVMDQWRAAVGLEYSVEKATSRITNIAGGKVVAGNAVPKRHIPGLTKPASVVALGFEFFPNFASASLTLDAFYEAGGNLFDTAYVYGGGKTEAIFGDWHTSRNVPREEIVLIGKGAHSPLCYPDMIAKQLNQSLERLKTDYVDVYFMHRDNPDVPVGEFVDAMDAEVRRGRIRGIFGGSNWTRERMDEATAYAQENGKQAPGALSNNFSLAEMLDPIWAGCVAASDDEWKAWLQSRQIPNFAWSSQGRGFFTDRAGRDKRDDEEIVRVWYSDRNFDRRDRAIELARKLGRHPIHIALAYVIAQPFPVIPLIGPRTIAELEDSLSSLDIKLTAEQVKWLEA from the coding sequence ATGACGACCGACCAACCGATCCGCTGGGGCATTATCGGCCCGGGCACCATCGCCAAGACCTTTGCGGACGGCATTGCCCATTCCCGCACGGGTAAGCTCGAGGCTATCGCCACCCGCAATCCGGACAAGCCCGGCCTTGCTGACGCCTTTCCCGGCGCGCGCATCATCCATGGTTACGATACGCTGCTTTCCGATCCCCATATTGACGCCGTCTATATCGCCACGCCCCATACCGGCCATGCGGAATGGGCGATCAAGGCGATCCGTGCGGGCAAAAACGTGCTGGTGGAAAAGCCCATCGCGCTTTCCGCCTATGACGCCGACGCCATTTTCCACGAAGCGAAAAAAGCTGATGTCTTTGCGGGCGAGGCCTATATGTACCGCCTGCATCCGCAGACGGCAAAACTGGTGGAGTTGATCAGGAACCGCGCCGTTGGCGATATCCGCATCATCCGCTCCAGTTTCGGTTTCAACATGGGGTCTTTCCGTGCCGATCATCGTCTGTTTTCCAATGAGACGGCAGGCGGCGGCATTCTCGATGTCGGCGGTTATCCCGTATCCATGGTGCGGCTGATTGCCGGTGCAGTCGATGGAAAACCCTTTGCTGAACCCGAAAAGATTGTAGGTGCGGCCCATCTCGGCCAGTCGGGCGTCGATGAATGGGCTTCGGCCGTTCTGAAATTTTCGAACGGTATCGTTGCCGAAGTCTCCTGCTCGATCATGGCAGGCCAGGACAATGTGCTGCGCATCATCGGTTCGGAAGGCCGTATCGAAGTCAAGGATTTCTGGTTCGCCGCCGGCCACAAGGGTGGCACCGGCCGGATCGATATTTTCAGGGGCGACAATGTCGAAACCATCGAATTGCCGGAAGACCGTTGGCTCTATTCCTTCGAAGTCGATGCGGCAGGTGAGGCGATAAGGCAGGGCAAGCAGGAATTCGGCGCGCCCGGCATGGGCTGGGCCGACAGTCTCGGCAATCTACGTGTCATGGACCAGTGGCGTGCCGCCGTTGGCCTGGAATACAGCGTCGAAAAAGCAACCTCTCGCATCACGAATATTGCCGGTGGCAAGGTCGTGGCAGGCAATGCGGTTCCGAAGCGGCACATACCCGGCCTCACCAAACCCGCTTCGGTGGTTGCGCTCGGTTTCGAGTTCTTCCCCAATTTCGCCTCCGCGTCCCTGACGCTCGATGCCTTTTATGAGGCGGGCGGCAATCTGTTCGATACGGCTTATGTCTATGGCGGCGGCAAGACGGAAGCCATATTCGGTGACTGGCACACCAGCCGCAACGTGCCGCGCGAAGAAATCGTGCTGATCGGCAAAGGCGCGCATTCGCCCCTCTGCTATCCGGACATGATCGCCAAGCAGCTCAACCAGTCGCTGGAGCGTCTGAAGACGGATTATGTCGATGTCTATTTCATGCATCGTGACAATCCCGACGTGCCGGTCGGCGAATTTGTCGATGCGATGGATGCCGAAGTCCGGCGTGGTCGCATTCGGGGCATTTTCGGGGGATCGAACTGGACGCGCGAGCGTATGGACGAGGCCACCGCCTATGCGCAAGAGAACGGCAAACAGGCTCCGGGCGCACTTTCCAACAATTTCTCGCTTGCCGAGATGCTCGATCCCATCTGGGCGGGGTGTGTGGCGGCATCGGATGATGAGTGGAAGGCATGGCTCCAATCCCGCCAGATCCCGAATTTCGCCTGGTCGAGCCAGGGGCGTGGCTTCTTCACCGACCGGGCGGGGCGGGACAAGCGAGATGACGAGGAAATCGTCCGCGTCTGGTATTCCGACCGCAACTTCGACCGCCGCGACCGGGCGATCGAGCTTGCCCGGAAACTCGGCCGCCATCCGATCCACATCGCGCTCGCTTATGTCATCGCCCAGCCTTTCCCGGTCATTCCGCTGATCGGGCCGCGCACCATTGCCGAACTGGAGGACAGCCTTTCTTCGCTGGATATCAAGCTGACGGCCGAGCAGGTTAAGTGGCTGGAGGCGTGA
- a CDS encoding ABC transporter ATP-binding protein translates to MAELSLKNVVKRYGALKVIHGANLDIADGEFVVFVGPSGCGKSTLLRMIAGLEDISDGDISIGGRTVNDADPADRGIAMVFQSYALYPHMTVAENLSFGLRMNGNPRADTEKRVSRAAEILQINELMERRPKQLSGGQRQRVAIGRAIVREPQVFLFDEPLSNLDAELRVQMRVEISRLHKQLGTTMIYVTHDQTEAMTLADKIVVLRAGNIEQVGAPLDLYDDPANRFVAGFVGSPKMNFLEATVIGTGGQSVTLSLDSDPAVRLTLPIKDRLDEGSKVSLGIRPEHFADVGQGDADLTVHVDVAEHLGNTSYVYARTEGGEQLVIERSESRDVANRDRLTVGLSARKAFLFDSQGNRLR, encoded by the coding sequence ATGGCGGAACTTTCGCTCAAGAATGTCGTAAAGCGCTACGGTGCGCTGAAAGTCATCCATGGTGCAAATCTCGATATTGCCGATGGCGAGTTCGTGGTCTTCGTCGGCCCGTCCGGCTGTGGCAAATCAACGCTTCTGCGTATGATCGCGGGGCTGGAGGATATATCGGACGGCGATATCAGTATCGGCGGCAGAACGGTCAACGATGCCGATCCGGCCGATCGAGGCATCGCCATGGTGTTTCAATCCTATGCGCTTTATCCGCACATGACGGTTGCCGAAAACCTGTCCTTTGGCCTCAGGATGAACGGTAATCCCAGGGCCGACACGGAAAAGCGTGTCAGCCGCGCCGCCGAAATCCTGCAGATCAACGAGTTGATGGAACGCCGGCCAAAGCAGCTTTCCGGCGGGCAGCGGCAGCGTGTCGCCATCGGTCGCGCCATCGTGCGCGAACCGCAGGTCTTTCTGTTCGACGAGCCCTTGTCGAACCTCGATGCGGAACTTCGGGTGCAGATGCGGGTGGAAATCTCGCGGCTGCACAAGCAGCTTGGTACCACGATGATCTATGTCACCCACGACCAGACCGAGGCGATGACGCTGGCCGACAAGATCGTGGTTTTGAGGGCGGGCAATATCGAACAGGTTGGTGCCCCGCTCGATCTTTATGACGACCCCGCCAACCGTTTCGTTGCCGGTTTCGTCGGTTCGCCGAAGATGAATTTTCTGGAGGCGACCGTCATCGGTACAGGCGGACAAAGCGTTACGCTGTCGCTCGACAGCGATCCTGCCGTGCGGCTGACCCTGCCGATCAAGGACCGGCTCGATGAGGGAAGCAAGGTCTCGCTCGGTATCCGGCCCGAACATTTTGCTGATGTCGGGCAGGGCGATGCCGATCTCACCGTCCACGTCGATGTCGCCGAGCACCTCGGCAATACCAGCTATGTCTATGCCCGTACGGAAGGCGGTGAGCAACTCGTCATCGAGCGGTCGGAATCGCGAGACGTCGCCAATCGTGACCGGCTGACGGTCGGTCTTTCCGCCCGCAAGGCATTTCTTTTCGACAGTCAGGGCAATCGCCTGCGCTGA
- a CDS encoding carbohydrate ABC transporter permease: protein MRSKSRSLLWQKIALHATLTPLALIWLFPLWMMFVFSTMPDFGIFSPDIVLVPSTNFIENFKNLQADTNFLRAMFISITVAVIYTALSVFLTSMAGWALARYRFAGRSVVIAIILGTITLPFAVVVIPQFIMVAREFKLANTWVALIVPPLFNSLGVLFMRQSFSMMPTELFDAARVEGVKEWQIFLRIALPLARPTMAALSIILFLASWNNYLWPLLINSRPEMMTAPVALGTLIGLTKVSWGGIMAGAVLLTAPILIVFVALQRHFIAGISAGAVK from the coding sequence ATGAGATCGAAATCCAGATCGCTTCTCTGGCAGAAGATCGCGCTGCATGCGACGCTGACGCCGCTTGCCCTCATCTGGCTATTTCCGCTGTGGATGATGTTCGTGTTCTCGACAATGCCTGATTTTGGCATTTTCAGCCCCGACATCGTGCTCGTCCCGTCCACCAATTTCATCGAGAACTTCAAAAACCTTCAGGCGGATACCAACTTCCTGCGGGCGATGTTCATATCGATCACCGTTGCGGTCATCTATACGGCTCTCTCGGTGTTTCTGACCTCCATGGCGGGCTGGGCGCTGGCGCGCTATCGTTTTGCCGGACGCTCGGTGGTGATCGCCATCATTCTCGGCACCATCACCTTGCCTTTTGCAGTTGTCGTCATTCCCCAATTCATCATGGTGGCGCGCGAATTCAAGCTCGCCAACACCTGGGTGGCACTCATCGTGCCGCCACTGTTCAACTCGCTCGGCGTGCTGTTCATGCGGCAATCCTTTTCCATGATGCCAACGGAGCTTTTCGATGCGGCAAGGGTCGAGGGCGTCAAGGAATGGCAGATATTCCTGCGCATTGCCCTGCCATTGGCGCGCCCCACCATGGCGGCGCTGTCGATCATCCTCTTCCTCGCTTCGTGGAATAATTATCTCTGGCCGCTGCTGATCAACTCCCGTCCGGAAATGATGACCGCACCCGTGGCACTTGGCACCCTCATCGGGCTCACCAAAGTGTCATGGGGTGGCATCATGGCCGGTGCAGTTCTGCTCACCGCACCCATTCTCATCGTTTTCGTGGCTTTGCAGCGCCACTTCATCGCCGGCATTTCCGCCGGGGCAGTCAAGTAA
- a CDS encoding carbohydrate ABC transporter permease: MPSRNRIAYAFLAPYLLIFATFWVWPIVSSFMLSFQNTRINPWRFAPSMNWGRLVSDPAFYNALYNTLIILVIQVPVMIALATVMAVLLNSPLLKVRPLYRFAFFAPVVVGEVAYAAVFRLMFSADFGIINKLITSVGLSPISWFDNANAAMALVIIAVTWRWAGYNAIIILAGLQSIPSDVYEAATLDKVNKRQQFFHITLPLLKPIILFCVVLSVIGTMQLFAEPFLITNRGGPGGGTETLGLFLYRQGFTSLNFGYASAIAYTMAALAIAISLLNLWVGREPK, translated from the coding sequence ATGCCGTCAAGGAACAGGATCGCTTATGCGTTCCTTGCGCCCTATCTTCTGATTTTCGCGACGTTCTGGGTCTGGCCGATCGTCAGCTCGTTCATGCTGTCGTTTCAGAACACCCGCATCAATCCCTGGCGGTTTGCGCCCTCCATGAACTGGGGGAGGCTGGTCTCCGATCCGGCGTTTTATAATGCGCTCTACAATACGCTGATCATTCTGGTCATTCAGGTGCCTGTCATGATCGCGCTTGCGACCGTCATGGCGGTACTTCTGAACTCGCCACTGTTGAAGGTACGCCCGCTTTACCGTTTTGCCTTCTTCGCACCCGTCGTCGTCGGAGAAGTCGCTTATGCGGCAGTTTTCCGGCTGATGTTCAGTGCCGATTTCGGCATCATCAACAAGCTCATCACTTCCGTTGGCCTTTCGCCCATCTCGTGGTTCGACAATGCCAATGCGGCCATGGCGCTGGTCATCATCGCCGTCACATGGCGCTGGGCGGGGTATAACGCCATCATCATTCTGGCCGGCCTGCAATCCATCCCCAGCGATGTCTATGAGGCGGCGACACTGGACAAGGTGAACAAGCGGCAGCAGTTCTTCCACATCACACTGCCGCTGTTGAAACCCATCATCCTTTTCTGCGTGGTCCTGTCCGTCATCGGCACCATGCAGCTTTTTGCCGAGCCTTTCCTCATCACCAACAGGGGTGGGCCGGGCGGCGGTACGGAAACGCTGGGGTTGTTCCTTTACCGGCAGGGCTTCACTTCGCTCAATTTCGGCTACGCCTCGGCCATCGCGTACACCATGGCGGCGCTCGCCATCGCCATTTCGCTTCTTAATCTCTGGGTCGGGAGGGAGCCGAAATGA
- a CDS encoding ABC transporter substrate-binding protein: MCFKFLGASTALVLLAAPVMAQSETLTIWSWNVAASALKSTVEGFNKQNPDIKIVVEDLGNDQVFDKTLAACAAGGDGLPDIVTVENFEAELFWSRFPDCFTDLTALGYTPEKQALFPDFKRTELEVDGVAYAVPWDSGPVAVFYRRDFYEKAAVDPATIKSWDDFIAAGKKVMAANPGTVMAQADFNGDSEWFRMIANEQGCGYFSTDGQNITINKPACVATLEKIKQMKDAGIITAAIWDEKIQANTAGKAASQMYGAWYEGTVRSGSPGLSGKWGVYMMPSLTPDGPHAANLGGSSLAISSASKHKEAAWKYIDYALTTNEGQVTMLKSFGLVPSLLSAIDDPFVKEKQPYWGGQAVWTDILATLPKIVPSRGTAFQSDADAIYKATQTKYFAGGYPDAKAALDDAAKQIETATGLPVAE, translated from the coding sequence ATGTGCTTTAAATTTCTTGGCGCGTCGACGGCTCTGGTGCTCCTTGCAGCGCCGGTAATGGCGCAATCCGAGACCTTAACCATCTGGAGCTGGAATGTCGCCGCATCGGCGCTTAAATCCACTGTCGAAGGGTTCAACAAGCAAAATCCTGACATCAAGATTGTTGTTGAAGACCTTGGAAACGATCAAGTTTTCGACAAGACGCTGGCGGCTTGCGCAGCGGGTGGCGACGGCCTCCCGGATATTGTAACGGTCGAAAATTTCGAGGCGGAACTGTTCTGGAGCCGGTTCCCGGATTGTTTCACGGATTTGACTGCACTTGGCTATACGCCTGAAAAACAGGCGCTTTTTCCTGACTTTAAGCGCACGGAACTGGAGGTCGATGGCGTAGCTTATGCGGTGCCTTGGGATTCGGGTCCGGTGGCCGTTTTTTACCGGCGCGATTTCTACGAAAAGGCTGCTGTCGATCCGGCCACCATCAAAAGCTGGGATGATTTCATCGCGGCTGGCAAGAAGGTCATGGCCGCCAATCCCGGCACCGTGATGGCGCAGGCCGACTTCAACGGCGACAGCGAGTGGTTCCGCATGATCGCCAACGAGCAGGGATGCGGTTACTTTTCGACCGACGGCCAGAACATCACCATCAACAAACCTGCCTGTGTCGCGACGCTTGAAAAGATCAAGCAGATGAAGGATGCCGGCATCATCACGGCTGCGATCTGGGATGAGAAGATTCAGGCCAATACTGCCGGCAAGGCCGCGAGCCAGATGTATGGCGCCTGGTATGAAGGCACGGTTCGCTCCGGCTCTCCCGGTCTTTCGGGCAAGTGGGGTGTCTATATGATGCCGAGCCTTACGCCTGACGGTCCGCATGCAGCCAATCTCGGTGGCTCTTCGCTGGCGATAAGTTCGGCGTCCAAGCACAAGGAAGCCGCCTGGAAGTACATCGACTACGCGCTGACCACCAATGAGGGGCAGGTGACGATGCTGAAGTCCTTCGGCCTCGTTCCCTCGCTTCTCTCCGCCATCGATGATCCTTTCGTCAAGGAAAAGCAGCCCTATTGGGGTGGGCAGGCGGTCTGGACCGATATTCTGGCGACCCTGCCGAAAATCGTGCCCAGCCGTGGCACCGCGTTCCAGTCGGATGCAGATGCGATCTACAAGGCGACGCAGACCAAATATTTCGCGGGTGGTTATCCCGATGCGAAAGCAGCTCTCGACGATGCCGCAAAGCAGATCGAAACGGCCACGGGGCTGCCGGTCGCGGAATGA
- a CDS encoding helix-turn-helix domain-containing protein, translating to MAESKIAERAFYQPGASSIEGMPTTLQLFYNHPPIMLRPHWHAQVEVNYVMSGSVHYRMGDHDLSLDAGQMCIFWGGQPHQMDRSSDDSIYAGAHLPLVHFFRMRLPAAVSSLLMGGATMVSAHTDRADEENFGRWFRYVTSGDPAKAQHAVEELLLRVERMFLEPYTVISSAVSGKREENDESMAPSIGVVRMCDFIAANFLDDIDATEIARAASLHPKYAMNLFRKSTGMTLIKYLTLLRLSRAQAMLMNGKDNILQIAMESGFGSVSAFNKAFRQIAGMSPSDFRRDMRATAA from the coding sequence TTGGCGGAAAGTAAGATTGCGGAAAGAGCCTTCTACCAGCCGGGTGCAAGCAGCATCGAAGGCATGCCGACCACGCTCCAGCTTTTTTACAACCACCCGCCCATCATGCTCAGGCCGCACTGGCATGCGCAGGTGGAGGTGAACTATGTGATGTCGGGATCCGTACATTACCGGATGGGCGACCACGACCTTTCGCTCGATGCCGGCCAGATGTGCATTTTCTGGGGCGGCCAGCCGCACCAGATGGACCGTTCCTCCGATGATTCGATTTATGCGGGCGCGCATCTGCCGCTCGTCCATTTTTTCCGCATGCGGCTGCCGGCTGCGGTTTCCAGCCTGCTGATGGGCGGCGCAACGATGGTGAGTGCGCACACGGACCGGGCCGACGAGGAAAATTTCGGCCGCTGGTTCCGTTACGTCACTTCGGGTGATCCGGCCAAGGCGCAGCACGCGGTGGAGGAATTGCTGCTGCGGGTGGAGCGCATGTTCCTCGAGCCCTATACCGTCATATCCTCCGCCGTCAGCGGCAAACGGGAAGAGAACGACGAGAGCATGGCGCCCTCAATCGGCGTGGTGCGCATGTGTGATTTCATTGCCGCCAATTTTCTAGACGACATCGACGCGACCGAAATTGCCCGCGCCGCCTCGCTTCATCCGAAATATGCGATGAACCTGTTTCGCAAATCCACCGGGATGACGCTGATCAAATATCTGACCTTGCTCAGGCTTTCCCGCGCCCAGGCGATGCTGATGAACGGCAAGGACAATATTTTGCAGATTGCCATGGAAAGCGGCTTCGGCTCCGTCAGCGCCTTCAACAAGGCGTTTCGTCAGATCGCCGGCATGTCGCCTTCCGATTTCCGCCGCGATATGCGCGCGACGGCGGCTTAA
- a CDS encoding AraC family transcriptional regulator, with amino-acid sequence MAKIKSLKPARLADDDHERSLKLIDGTNEPVLALHRAYPTGHRTPVHSHGRVQIWCARQGVVLVSTAAGRWMIPPGHGLIIPAGLKHEAEIISTVEMHSIYVHPDLFQAGAPRVVEITALASSLISELLGEELQPAAFHRQGLVRALLLDEVNRLPERPLGLPFPDNQRLAGLCREFLKKPVARVEIDDWAAAMGMSRRSFTRLFRKELGVSFVTWRQQACIFASLPRLAAGEAVTNVALDAGYENIPAFTTMFRRMLGNSPRAYRKAAGQRSAGYSDFEEAEN; translated from the coding sequence ATGGCAAAAATCAAATCGCTAAAACCCGCCCGTCTGGCGGATGACGACCATGAGCGCAGCCTGAAATTGATCGATGGCACCAACGAGCCGGTGTTGGCGCTTCACCGTGCCTATCCGACAGGACACCGTACCCCGGTCCACAGCCATGGTCGGGTGCAGATATGGTGCGCACGCCAGGGCGTCGTGCTGGTCAGCACCGCCGCCGGGCGCTGGATGATACCGCCCGGTCACGGGCTTATCATTCCAGCCGGGCTGAAACATGAGGCTGAGATCATCTCAACGGTGGAGATGCATTCGATCTACGTTCACCCCGATCTGTTTCAAGCCGGGGCCCCAAGGGTGGTGGAAATTACCGCCCTTGCCTCCAGCCTGATTTCGGAATTGCTGGGCGAGGAGTTGCAACCTGCCGCTTTTCACCGGCAGGGACTGGTGCGGGCGCTTCTGCTTGATGAGGTAAACCGTCTGCCGGAACGCCCGCTGGGATTACCCTTTCCCGATAATCAGCGTCTTGCCGGTCTTTGCCGCGAGTTCCTGAAAAAGCCTGTGGCCAGAGTGGAAATCGATGACTGGGCCGCCGCCATGGGCATGAGCCGGCGCTCCTTTACGCGGTTATTTCGTAAAGAGTTGGGGGTGAGTTTTGTCACCTGGCGTCAGCAGGCCTGCATTTTTGCGTCTTTGCCGAGGCTTGCCGCGGGCGAGGCGGTGACCAATGTGGCGCTGGATGCCGGTTATGAAAATATTCCGGCTTTTACCACCATGTTTCGGCGAATGCTCGGCAATTCGCCCCGCGCCTATCGCAAGGCGGCAGGCCAGCGCAGTGCCGGCTACTCCGATTTTGAAGAGGCGGAAAATTAA
- a CDS encoding MFS transporter, which yields MATVTSTGFSPQRTAFSIIAAASFCHMLNDIMQSLLTSLYPLLKANYALDFMQIGLLTFAFQVTASLLQPVVGMVTDRWPMPFSLPVAMLSTCAGLITLAFAHSFEVLVIGACLIGVGSAIFHPEASRVARLASGGRHGLAQSFFQVGGNTGTAIGPLLAAFIVIPFGQASLSWFSLIALMGFAVLSWVGVWYTRHRRANVGKAPASRALPLARGTVMMTLAVLVVLTATKNAYLASLSSYFTFYTIEKFGLGVQDAQVLLFLFLGASAAGVFFGGPIGDRFGSRVVIWFSILGVIPFALMLPYANLFWTTVLVVVIGFVFSSAFSAIVVFAQELVPGRVGLIAGMFFGFAFGFGGIGAAVLGIYADKEGIEFVYRICSYLPLLGLLTVLLPKLPSHR from the coding sequence ATGGCCACCGTCACCAGCACCGGGTTCAGCCCGCAACGCACGGCGTTTTCAATTATTGCAGCAGCCAGCTTCTGCCACATGCTCAACGACATCATGCAATCGCTACTGACGTCGCTTTATCCGCTGCTGAAGGCCAATTATGCGCTCGACTTCATGCAGATCGGGCTGCTCACCTTCGCCTTTCAGGTCACGGCATCGCTGTTGCAGCCTGTCGTCGGCATGGTGACCGATCGCTGGCCCATGCCTTTCTCCCTGCCAGTCGCCATGCTCTCGACCTGTGCCGGCCTCATCACGCTCGCATTCGCTCACAGCTTCGAGGTGCTCGTAATCGGCGCCTGCCTGATCGGTGTCGGCTCAGCGATCTTCCATCCGGAGGCGTCCCGCGTTGCCCGTCTGGCATCCGGTGGTCGCCACGGTCTGGCACAGTCCTTCTTCCAGGTTGGTGGCAATACAGGCACGGCCATCGGCCCGCTGCTGGCCGCCTTCATCGTCATCCCGTTCGGTCAAGCCAGCCTCAGCTGGTTCTCACTGATCGCGCTGATGGGCTTTGCCGTCTTGTCCTGGGTCGGCGTCTGGTATACCCGCCACCGCCGCGCGAATGTCGGCAAGGCTCCGGCCAGCCGCGCACTTCCGCTGGCACGCGGCACCGTGATGATGACGCTTGCCGTGCTGGTGGTTTTGACCGCCACCAAGAACGCCTATCTCGCCAGCCTTTCCAGCTATTTCACGTTCTACACCATCGAGAAGTTCGGGCTGGGCGTGCAGGATGCGCAGGTTCTGCTGTTCCTCTTCCTTGGCGCTTCTGCGGCGGGCGTTTTCTTCGGTGGCCCGATCGGCGACCGCTTCGGCTCGCGCGTCGTCATCTGGTTTTCGATCCTCGGCGTCATTCCCTTCGCGCTGATGCTGCCCTATGCGAACCTGTTCTGGACGACCGTTCTCGTCGTCGTCATCGGCTTCGTCTTCTCCTCCGCCTTCTCGGCAATCGTCGTGTTCGCGCAGGAACTGGTACCCGGGCGCGTTGGTCTCATCGCCGGCATGTTCTTCGGTTTCGCCTTTGGCTTCGGTGGCATCGGGGCCGCGGTTCTCGGGATCTATGCGGATAAGGAAGGCATCGAGTTCGTCTATCGCATCTGCTCCTACCTGCCGCTGCTCGGCCTGTTGACGGTGCTTTTGCCAAAGTTGCCGAGCCACCGGTAA
- a CDS encoding LysR substrate-binding domain-containing protein: MQIPIKSILVFHAAARAGSISRAAEELSVTPSAVSQQIQLLEGQLGTTLMARTGRKVTLTEAGERYFSMITAQIEQITDATDSIRGFRSVTTLTIRATPTISNKWLLPRLGSFLEEHPELEVRLDGTNEPTDFSQELVDIELRHGDGRWPGLFVEGLVEEEFLPVCSPDMPGAGTFLPEDLQNQRLIHSVKAQAQWNHWFPLSGVTAEKRWRRVLFDRSHMAIDAAVLGIGVALESTLMMERELQRGMLIPAVADAPRIKLVTQWIVCPHSHLRQRKVTLFLEWMRKQRDEWRARRVV; encoded by the coding sequence ATGCAGATACCGATAAAATCGATCCTCGTCTTTCATGCTGCGGCAAGGGCGGGCAGCATTTCGCGGGCGGCGGAAGAGCTGAGCGTTACGCCTTCAGCCGTTTCCCAGCAGATCCAGTTGCTTGAAGGCCAGCTTGGCACGACGCTGATGGCGCGGACCGGCCGCAAGGTGACGCTGACGGAGGCGGGCGAGCGGTACTTCTCGATGATCACTGCACAGATCGAGCAGATCACCGATGCCACCGACAGTATTCGCGGCTTCCGCTCGGTGACCACGCTGACAATCAGGGCAACCCCGACCATTTCCAACAAATGGCTGCTGCCGCGTCTCGGCTCCTTTCTGGAGGAGCATCCCGAACTGGAAGTGCGCCTCGACGGCACCAACGAGCCGACCGATTTTTCGCAGGAGCTTGTCGACATAGAGCTGCGCCATGGCGATGGCCGCTGGCCGGGCCTGTTTGTGGAAGGGCTCGTGGAAGAGGAGTTCCTGCCGGTCTGTTCACCGGATATGCCCGGTGCCGGTACATTCCTGCCCGAAGATTTGCAGAACCAGCGGCTTATCCACTCGGTCAAGGCGCAGGCGCAATGGAACCACTGGTTCCCGCTTTCCGGCGTGACGGCTGAAAAGCGCTGGCGTCGCGTTCTGTTCGATCGCAGCCACATGGCCATCGACGCCGCCGTTCTGGGCATCGGCGTGGCGCTGGAAAGCACGTTGATGATGGAGCGGGAACTGCAACGCGGAATGCTGATCCCGGCCGTGGCCGATGCGCCCCGCATCAAGCTCGTCACGCAATGGATCGTTTGCCCGCATTCCCACCTGCGTCAGAGAAAAGTGACGCTGTTTCTGGAGTGGATGCGAAAACAACGCGACGAGTGGCGTGCCCGTCGCGTTGTCTGA